A genomic segment from Candidatus Brocadia sinica JPN1 encodes:
- the holA gene encoding DNA polymerase III subunit delta, whose protein sequence is MDVYQFKALMNKDKTFPVYVFFGDEEFFIHEALSAVKTNVFKDGDPGMALVEFGGDEISGGVIFDELRTLPFFSGKHKLVIVEEADDFVDKNRETLEKYLLAPAGHANLVLVCDKWDKRTKLATLVDKVGASVECKKLKDHLLPNWIHVHTKFYKKDITAKAAQRLIDDAGNNLAILDKHLEKLSIYVGEKTTIDERDVDALVGVDRNRTVFELTDAVAQRNVTLALKILSQMLAHGEDSVRIISLLAWQIKRLWRAKQILRQGGNEQKIASELQIIPFFAKRFFEQVNLYTEGDLMKNHALLLEADVKSKTGSFSTKMLLELLVYKLCA, encoded by the coding sequence ATGGATGTTTACCAGTTTAAGGCTTTAATGAATAAGGATAAGACCTTTCCCGTTTATGTATTCTTTGGCGATGAAGAGTTTTTTATCCATGAAGCGCTTTCTGCGGTAAAGACTAATGTATTTAAGGATGGCGATCCTGGTATGGCATTGGTTGAATTTGGTGGAGATGAAATTTCCGGGGGTGTTATATTTGATGAATTAAGGACATTGCCATTTTTTTCGGGCAAGCATAAATTGGTGATTGTAGAAGAGGCAGATGATTTTGTTGATAAGAATAGGGAGACACTTGAAAAATATTTACTGGCGCCCGCAGGTCATGCCAATCTGGTTCTTGTTTGTGATAAATGGGATAAACGAACGAAATTGGCGACTCTTGTTGATAAGGTGGGGGCGTCGGTTGAGTGTAAAAAACTGAAGGATCATCTCTTGCCAAATTGGATACACGTTCATACGAAATTTTACAAAAAAGACATCACTGCAAAGGCGGCGCAGAGACTGATTGATGATGCAGGGAACAATTTAGCGATCCTGGATAAACACCTTGAAAAGTTATCCATTTACGTGGGCGAAAAGACCACCATTGACGAAAGGGACGTAGATGCCCTTGTGGGTGTAGACAGGAATCGCACCGTATTTGAGCTGACCGATGCTGTTGCGCAAAGGAATGTGACACTGGCTCTAAAAATCCTCAGTCAAATGCTGGCGCATGGAGAAGATTCAGTAAGGATTATCAGTCTGTTGGCCTGGCAGATAAAACGACTGTGGCGGGCAAAGCAGATATTGCGGCAGGGTGGAAATGAACAAAAAATTGCATCGGAGTTACAGATAATACCATTCTTTGCAAAACGGTTTTTCGAACAGGTTAATCTGTATACTGAGGGAGATCTCATGAAAAATCATGCACTCTTACTTGAAGCTGATGTGAAGAGCAAAACCGGTTCTTTCAGTACGAAAATGTTACTGGAACTGTTGGTGTATAAGCTATGTGCTTAA
- a CDS encoding diguanylate cyclase domain-containing protein encodes MEDIRKRFERYKSIQYAITLILAASDTFENAVPKILKTLCESLQWSLAEFWMADRGANKLRFAEVWYKPSAKISEFVAQSRQISFSPGEGLPGSVWVNGKPIWIEDVVSDSNFLRAKIADEAGLRIAVGFPLITVSAMNALLESVATEAGLHGAVGFPLRDGNEIVGVIVLFSNKIEKPDGELIGMFNVISIQIGQFIRLKQTEETLRRKIDFEKTVAKISTRFVNTLDFGNEISVSLADVGRLCKATRVCLFQFHNDRNSVAGEIGKTYEWCDEGIASNIQNLQEMYSTTYTWLMENFNKGTMIYITDVSKITQGIASEKEILERLKIKSLLIIPVQVEEKLLGFISFDNVVAIDNLHEDNITLLYMIGEIVGSAIIRKQSESLIRHMAYHDPLTNLPNRLLFKDRLLMGIMQAKRSGRMLAVVILDLDIFKTINDSLGHHIGDLLLKIVAERLTRCVRGSDTVARTGGDEFSIILSDLTHMQNAAVVAWKILDVIKKPCLIEGHNIRTAASLGISIYPLDSHNIDDLIKMADKAMYYSKQSDGNTCHFYNSDMNKYVQAHKE; translated from the coding sequence ATGGAAGACATTAGGAAACGATTTGAACGATACAAAAGTATACAGTACGCAATAACGCTTATACTGGCGGCATCTGATACATTCGAAAATGCCGTTCCGAAAATCCTGAAGACTCTTTGTGAAAGTCTGCAGTGGAGTTTGGCTGAGTTCTGGATGGCAGACAGAGGAGCCAATAAATTGCGTTTTGCAGAAGTATGGTATAAGCCGTCCGCGAAGATTTCAGAGTTTGTAGCACAGAGCAGACAAATCTCTTTTTCACCAGGCGAGGGATTGCCAGGCAGTGTCTGGGTAAATGGAAAACCCATCTGGATTGAGGATGTCGTTTCTGATTCAAATTTTCTCAGGGCAAAAATTGCCGATGAAGCAGGGCTAAGGATCGCCGTTGGATTTCCTCTCATAACAGTATCTGCCATGAACGCACTGTTGGAATCGGTTGCCACAGAAGCTGGATTACATGGAGCTGTCGGTTTTCCCTTGAGAGATGGAAATGAAATAGTTGGTGTTATCGTATTGTTTAGTAATAAGATAGAAAAACCGGACGGAGAATTGATCGGGATGTTTAATGTAATCAGTATCCAGATTGGCCAGTTTATCAGGTTAAAACAGACCGAGGAAACTTTAAGGCGTAAAATAGATTTTGAAAAGACAGTTGCAAAAATTTCAACAAGATTTGTTAATACCCTGGATTTTGGCAATGAAATTTCCGTCTCACTGGCTGATGTGGGTCGATTATGCAAAGCAACCAGGGTGTGCCTCTTTCAGTTTCATAATGACAGAAACAGTGTGGCCGGAGAAATAGGTAAGACATATGAATGGTGTGATGAAGGTATTGCATCGAATATCCAGAATTTACAGGAGATGTACTCTACAACGTATACGTGGTTGATGGAGAATTTCAATAAAGGGACTATGATTTATATTACGGATGTCTCCAAAATTACTCAAGGGATTGCATCTGAAAAGGAGATATTGGAAAGGCTGAAGATAAAATCGCTCCTGATCATACCCGTGCAGGTTGAAGAAAAATTATTGGGCTTTATTAGCTTTGATAATGTTGTAGCCATTGATAACTTGCATGAAGATAATATAACCTTGCTTTACATGATTGGAGAGATCGTGGGGAGTGCAATCATACGCAAGCAGTCTGAGTCCCTTATCAGACATATGGCGTACCATGACCCCCTCACAAACTTACCCAACCGTTTGTTATTTAAGGATCGCCTGCTGATGGGTATTATGCAGGCAAAGCGTAGCGGAAGGATGCTTGCTGTTGTGATCCTTGACCTTGATATATTCAAAACGATTAATGATTCTCTGGGGCACCACATTGGAGACTTATTGCTGAAGATTGTGGCTGAACGGTTGACAAGATGTGTGCGGGGAAGCGACACGGTAGCCCGCACCGGTGGCGATGAATTTTCGATCATCCTGTCGGATCTTACCCATATGCAGAATGCGGCTGTTGTTGCCTGGAAAATTCTCGATGTTATCAAGAAACCCTGTTTGATTGAAGGTCATAATATACGTACCGCTGCCAGCTTAGGCATAAGTATTTATCCGCTTGATTCGCACAATATAGACGACCTGATTAAAATGGCTGACAAGGCAATGTACTATTCTAAGCAGAGTGATGGAAATACCTGCCACTTTTACAACAGTGATATGAATAAATATGTTCAAGCCCACAAAGAGTAA
- a CDS encoding glycoside hydrolase family 44 protein produces MERYNYMNNRIFNVITRKNQYVPMTWESFITWCRKDVKAEPFLQVSVYGHVAGSGDTIDVPDYDHIQSIDEVERWIAKAGERVKFWGVGNEPWIAWKRYDYPEPYEDAAHGDQVLNKDTSYDNYFSRFLSLTSIIKQANPKATVFGPTSANWWYYWSNDYSPLCPVTEANEDARVDDPGWQTMSHVENQWNRDIFPDRGNDPEITAGSYGIKTMILKRFKNMIDSYYPGIQILFSEYDYFCWSGHPKLPQIAAVGQMDFLGFFARMGVKLACNWYVGEPNQSGISGEKVGDSAGQAMFNEKGEPNPKY; encoded by the coding sequence ATGGAGCGCTATAATTACATGAATAACCGTATATTCAATGTGATAACCCGTAAAAATCAATATGTACCGATGACTTGGGAAAGTTTTATTACATGGTGTAGAAAGGATGTAAAGGCAGAGCCCTTCTTACAAGTATCGGTATATGGGCACGTGGCCGGGAGTGGTGATACTATAGACGTTCCTGATTATGACCATATTCAGTCTATCGATGAAGTTGAACGATGGATTGCAAAGGCAGGAGAACGGGTGAAGTTCTGGGGGGTAGGCAACGAACCATGGATAGCATGGAAACGGTATGATTATCCAGAACCTTATGAAGATGCTGCTCATGGAGATCAGGTTCTTAACAAGGATACCTCCTATGACAACTATTTTAGTCGTTTTCTATCACTGACGAGCATAATAAAGCAGGCAAACCCAAAAGCTACAGTGTTTGGGCCTACATCGGCAAACTGGTGGTACTATTGGTCAAATGATTATTCCCCTCTCTGCCCAGTTACTGAGGCGAATGAGGATGCCAGGGTGGATGATCCGGGATGGCAGACGATGTCTCATGTTGAGAATCAGTGGAATCGGGATATCTTTCCAGATCGTGGTAATGATCCTGAAATAACGGCGGGTTCTTATGGGATCAAGACAATGATCCTAAAGCGATTTAAGAATATGATCGATAGCTATTATCCAGGTATTCAAATATTATTTTCTGAGTATGACTATTTCTGCTGGAGCGGGCATCCGAAATTGCCACAGATTGCCGCTGTAGGCCAGATGGATTTTCTGGGTTTTTTTGCAAGGATGGGTGTAAAGTTGGCGTGTAATTGGTATGTGGGAGAGCCGAATCAATCAGGTATCAGCGGTGAAAAGGTGGGCGATAGCGCAGGGCAAGCCATGTTTAATGAGAAAGGCGAGCCGAATCCGAAATATTGA
- a CDS encoding YukJ family protein produces the protein MPLNDGYGVVIGTLHNYYRDPVNDYGQYYHGNVEVQTPAGIYKCAIDVDSKKLPNGVEWRVVELGKTSLKGVTTLANGWHYLASNATSGALDYVRSPEFQPKVGCVFVVFNPILEALRRLLQTVINPPWKKGTSIDALADLEPLLQEPKRLYIFGEPFTNDLGVHNIHQNQGDPAGSQWWAENGIWQDGATLIQRQDDTIAAFLNKFKTQSYQTDNNGHPV, from the coding sequence ATGCCACTCAACGATGGTTATGGAGTCGTCATCGGAACCTTGCACAATTACTACCGTGATCCGGTAAACGACTACGGGCAGTACTATCACGGCAACGTCGAGGTACAGACCCCTGCTGGCATCTATAAGTGCGCCATCGACGTCGATAGCAAGAAGCTGCCCAACGGTGTTGAATGGCGCGTAGTCGAACTGGGAAAGACGAGCTTGAAGGGTGTGACCACACTAGCCAATGGTTGGCATTACCTGGCTTCAAACGCTACATCGGGGGCACTGGATTATGTTCGCAGCCCTGAATTTCAACCAAAAGTGGGATGTGTTTTCGTGGTGTTTAATCCCATCCTCGAGGCGCTACGCAGGCTTCTCCAGACCGTAATCAATCCTCCGTGGAAAAAAGGAACGAGCATCGATGCGCTAGCCGACCTCGAACCCTTGCTGCAAGAGCCAAAAAGATTGTACATCTTCGGCGAACCTTTCACCAATGACCTCGGCGTGCACAACATCCATCAAAATCAAGGCGACCCAGCTGGTAGCCAATGGTGGGCGGAAAACGGCATTTGGCAAGACGGTGCCACCCTCATCCAACGTCAGGACGACACCATAGCCGCCTTTCTCAACAAGTTCAAAACCCAGTCCTACCAAACCGATAACAACGGCCACCCAGTGTAG
- the cobU gene encoding bifunctional adenosylcobinamide kinase/adenosylcobinamide-phosphate guanylyltransferase, which produces MAKITFVLGGARSGKSAFAEGLAKKYNDVVYIATAEVKDDEMRERIRAHRARRPFHWKTIESPYHVDRVVSNLNGRAGLVFIDCITLYITNLLLYEESVSIPLQTKRHDAVSSGEMANVTDLLAASKENPKQKQEQILAEISKLSRVCRESGSDVIIISNEVGLGIVPDNALSRIFRDIAGFANQILAEEADEVYFIMAGIAQRIK; this is translated from the coding sequence ATGGCCAAAATAACCTTTGTTCTTGGCGGTGCGCGGAGTGGAAAGTCTGCCTTTGCAGAAGGACTTGCCAAAAAGTATAATGATGTGGTTTATATAGCCACAGCTGAGGTTAAGGACGATGAGATGCGGGAGCGTATTCGGGCTCATCGTGCCCGGCGACCCTTTCATTGGAAAACGATTGAATCGCCTTATCACGTAGACAGGGTTGTGTCGAATTTAAATGGCAGGGCGGGTCTTGTTTTTATTGATTGCATTACCCTCTATATTACGAATTTGCTTTTGTATGAAGAATCAGTATCCATTCCTTTGCAAACAAAGAGGCACGATGCGGTATCTTCAGGTGAAATGGCAAATGTGACGGATCTTTTGGCCGCATCTAAGGAAAATCCAAAACAGAAGCAGGAGCAGATCCTTGCTGAGATCAGTAAACTTAGCCGTGTGTGTCGTGAATCGGGGTCAGATGTTATTATCATATCGAATGAAGTTGGACTTGGTATTGTGCCTGATAATGCCTTATCCCGTATTTTCCGGGATATTGCAGGTTTTGCAAACCAGATCTTGGCGGAAGAGGCTGACGAAGTGTACTTCATAATGGCAGGAATTGCCCAGAGGATAAAGTAA
- a CDS encoding cache domain-containing protein, with protein MFKPTKSKLSIFFLVLTFLPLLVMRLVVHPITFHALKDEIIRNLEGAVQKQTELISKWMEERTADAQLIANNPFILVAIQSFTVEHTEHAELFKHLDAIKYFDYLWKEYGGKEVFIADHEGVVRIASKKGLVDVNISAKDYFRSAMNGAFFTSSILPSDVPVENESGIPEIGVPTMLVSAPIKDKSNFIVGTVTLRIDVSGINKMMQNIHIGMTGETYLIDGHGYMLTESRFTEDLKSRQLINKRAALELKVTDPGTNNLTRGVCECLKGSEGFDADGYADYRGVNVLGFWKWMPDYGWGVIAEIDVNEGYGKLYELRNYVLFIFGMVAMGAVIVGFFLSKKISAPIYHITETAKAIASGSYNTRITYKSNDEIGELTNAINKMAEILEAKSQPPESVKTTERKEQS; from the coding sequence ATGTTCAAGCCCACAAAGAGTAAGCTGAGCATTTTTTTCCTGGTTTTGACGTTTCTTCCTTTGCTCGTTATGCGATTGGTTGTTCACCCCATTACTTTTCATGCCTTAAAAGATGAGATTATCAGAAACCTGGAAGGGGCAGTACAAAAACAGACGGAGTTGATTTCCAAATGGATGGAGGAGCGTACAGCTGATGCCCAGCTCATTGCAAATAATCCTTTTATCCTCGTTGCAATCCAATCATTTACTGTTGAACATACGGAACATGCAGAATTATTCAAACATCTGGATGCAATCAAATACTTTGATTATCTCTGGAAGGAGTACGGTGGCAAAGAGGTATTTATTGCAGATCATGAAGGTGTTGTAAGGATTGCATCCAAAAAGGGGCTGGTGGACGTAAATATTTCAGCAAAAGACTATTTTCGGTCTGCTATGAATGGGGCATTTTTTACTTCCAGCATCTTACCTTCTGATGTTCCTGTTGAAAACGAATCTGGTATACCCGAAATCGGCGTGCCCACCATGCTGGTTTCTGCGCCAATAAAGGACAAGTCGAATTTTATTGTGGGAACAGTGACGCTGAGAATAGATGTCTCCGGGATCAACAAGATGATGCAAAATATCCATATCGGGATGACAGGGGAGACCTATTTGATTGATGGACACGGCTACATGCTGACGGAGTCCCGGTTTACAGAAGACTTGAAGAGCCGGCAGCTGATCAACAAACGAGCTGCCCTGGAATTGAAGGTTACCGATCCAGGCACAAATAATTTAACCAGGGGAGTTTGTGAATGCCTAAAAGGATCGGAAGGGTTTGACGCCGATGGCTATGCCGATTACCGGGGCGTAAATGTGTTGGGATTCTGGAAATGGATGCCGGATTATGGATGGGGAGTGATTGCCGAGATTGATGTCAATGAAGGCTACGGGAAACTTTACGAATTGCGTAATTATGTCTTGTTCATCTTCGGGATGGTTGCAATGGGAGCTGTTATTGTAGGCTTTTTTTTGAGCAAAAAAATATCCGCGCCGATTTATCACATTACAGAGACAGCCAAAGCGATTGCCAGTGGCAGTTACAACACACGGATTACTTACAAATCAAATGACGAGATTGGTGAACTTACAAATGCTATTAATAAGATGGCAGAGATTTTAGAAGCGAAATCGCAACCTCCGGAATCAGTGAAAACAACTGAAAGGAAGGAGCAAAGTTAG
- a CDS encoding CIA30 family protein, protein MACFHTNFNHYEVFQFDIKTETDGQSFTKLLIVITDELGNKGKPAIGIKSYDDLLKITDGKWQTVTVPLDGIFYDWRYPEGQNGSKIQLNLSKIKQVEFVPW, encoded by the coding sequence ATGGCGTGTTTTCATACGAATTTCAACCATTATGAGGTGTTTCAATTTGACATTAAAACGGAGACGGATGGTCAATCATTTACGAAACTTCTCATTGTAATAACTGACGAATTGGGCAACAAGGGTAAGCCTGCAATCGGGATAAAATCATATGACGATTTATTGAAAATTACTGACGGGAAATGGCAAACTGTAACAGTTCCACTCGATGGTATTTTTTATGACTGGCGTTATCCTGAAGGCCAGAATGGTTCAAAAATACAGCTTAATCTAAGCAAAATAAAGCAAGTTGAGTTTGTTCCCTGGTAG
- a CDS encoding cache domain-containing protein — protein MFKTTKSTIVAFISFSLLSMFVVKMTFSDTLSIIREGIVRDLQGITRKQAEIITNWMDARKKDIRVTAHDLPAYRSSVIREDKEPDFSKPLEYLTFIKNIYHYKEVFIANPRGAIILSTDENNIGKDVSSAQYFQEAMKGKTFFSDIMPSPVPIENEFGELELGLPTMFVSTQVTSEKTGVLGVLVYRLDVNELIKLIMPMKATETGEIYLINKDGFMLTKSRFTENLKESGIIKKRTPLELKVANPKTGNLTLAVQQCLKGQEGYDETGYLDYRGVSVIGYWIWLPYLNWGLIAEINVDEACNEVRKFFQDTTIKNLRGLMHRQVDLVKMCMEGHKNNAKAVARKPQTIHYTMGVGSVDEFVSALNYLEFIRDEYGYKGIFICDSSGIIKLATEKNLVGMDVSGEDYFIEAKKRGVFVSDVKPATTPILSEFGKVERNIPTLFVSSVIQEITGAFTGVLVLRVDTMELNKLMQGIEIGESGEAYLIDSEGVLITESRFVIELKRSGMIKDRTALELKGINPKTGRLTKGIAECLSGTEGYDVTGYPDYRGVPVLGTWCWIPEYEWGVIIEIDLDEAFRKSSAFWGIKQYF, from the coding sequence ATGTTTAAAACAACCAAATCTACCATAGTTGCATTCATCTCATTTTCCTTATTGTCTATGTTTGTAGTTAAAATGACCTTTTCCGATACCCTGAGTATCATTAGGGAAGGTATTGTAAGGGACTTGCAGGGCATCACCCGAAAGCAAGCCGAGATTATTACTAACTGGATGGACGCACGAAAGAAAGATATAAGGGTCACTGCCCATGACTTGCCTGCTTACCGTAGTTCGGTAATTCGGGAGGATAAGGAGCCAGATTTTTCTAAACCCCTTGAATATCTTACTTTTATAAAAAATATCTATCACTACAAAGAAGTTTTTATTGCAAATCCTAGGGGCGCGATTATTCTTTCAACAGATGAAAACAATATTGGGAAGGACGTATCCTCTGCACAATATTTTCAAGAGGCAATGAAGGGTAAAACGTTTTTTTCAGACATTATGCCTTCTCCAGTGCCCATCGAGAATGAATTTGGTGAGCTGGAGTTGGGATTACCCACGATGTTTGTATCAACCCAGGTTACTAGTGAAAAAACGGGGGTCTTAGGGGTCCTGGTCTATAGGCTCGACGTGAATGAGCTCATAAAACTGATTATGCCAATGAAAGCTACAGAAACAGGAGAGATTTATTTAATTAACAAAGATGGCTTCATGTTAACCAAGTCCAGATTTACAGAAAATCTTAAGGAAAGTGGCATAATAAAAAAGAGGACACCCCTGGAGTTGAAGGTGGCAAATCCTAAAACGGGGAATCTGACACTTGCTGTTCAGCAGTGTCTTAAAGGTCAGGAAGGATACGACGAAACAGGTTACCTTGACTATCGAGGTGTTAGTGTTATTGGTTACTGGATATGGCTGCCGTATCTGAATTGGGGTCTTATTGCCGAAATTAATGTGGATGAGGCATGTAATGAAGTTCGTAAGTTTTTTCAAGATACCACCATTAAAAATCTGCGCGGGCTTATGCATCGTCAAGTCGACTTAGTGAAAATGTGCATGGAAGGACACAAGAATAATGCTAAAGCAGTTGCCCGTAAACCACAGACTATTCACTACACTATGGGCGTTGGATCTGTAGACGAGTTTGTAAGTGCTCTAAACTATTTGGAGTTCATCAGGGATGAGTATGGATATAAAGGTATATTTATTTGTGATTCTTCTGGGATTATAAAGTTAGCCACAGAGAAAAATTTGGTGGGTATGGATGTTTCCGGAGAAGACTATTTTATCGAAGCAAAAAAACGTGGGGTCTTTGTGAGTGATGTAAAACCTGCAACAACCCCAATCCTCAGTGAGTTTGGTAAAGTTGAACGTAATATACCAACTTTGTTTGTATCTTCTGTAATCCAGGAAATTACCGGGGCTTTTACCGGTGTACTGGTTCTTCGAGTCGATACCATGGAGCTGAACAAACTCATGCAGGGCATTGAAATTGGTGAAAGCGGGGAGGCTTATCTTATCGATTCAGAGGGGGTTCTTATTACAGAGTCACGATTTGTTATTGAGCTTAAACGCAGCGGCATGATAAAAGACAGGACGGCTTTGGAACTTAAAGGAATTAATCCTAAGACGGGAAGGTTAACAAAGGGGATTGCCGAATGCCTGAGTGGGACCGAGGGATACGATGTTACAGGTTATCCAGACTATAGAGGGGTACCAGTATTAGGTACCTGGTGCTGGATTCCGGAATACGAATGGGGTGTGATTATCGAGATCGACCTTGATGAGGCATTCCGTAAGAGTTCTGCCTTTTGGGGTATCAAACAATATTTCTAA
- a CDS encoding four helix bundle protein, translating to MSKDKRIFDLEERFIDFAVRIIRAAESLPKTRAGNHIAGQLIRCSTSPAPNYGKAQSAESRSDFIHKMKVSLKELRETRIWLLMIVKANLIIRNSLFDIRYSIHG from the coding sequence ATGTCGAAGGATAAGAGAATATTTGACCTTGAAGAACGCTTCATAGATTTTGCCGTCAGAATTATTCGTGCAGCGGAATCCTTGCCAAAAACCAGGGCGGGAAATCACATTGCCGGGCAACTCATTCGCTGCAGTACATCACCCGCTCCCAATTATGGTAAGGCTCAAAGCGCAGAATCTCGTTCTGACTTTATACACAAGATGAAAGTCTCCCTTAAGGAGTTACGTGAAACAAGGATATGGTTATTGATGATTGTAAAAGCCAATCTCATAATTCGAAATTCCTTGTTCGATATTCGTTATTCAATACACGGTTAA
- the fsa gene encoding fructose-6-phosphate aldolase: MKFFIDTADVKEIREAHSLGILDGVTTNPSLVAKTGRLFRETIEEICSIVKGPVSAEVVSLDTEGMLREARELAKVADNIVVKIPLVKNGLKAVKRLAEEGIKTNVTLCFSSNQALLAAKAGGTYVSPFVGRLDDRGQVGMDLIQEIRTIYDNYGFQTEIIVASIRNPVHVRDAALMGADVATIPFNVFDLLVQHPLTDDGVKRFLADWEKVPKKK, translated from the coding sequence ATGAAGTTTTTTATTGATACAGCAGATGTTAAAGAAATTCGGGAAGCGCACAGTTTGGGCATCCTGGATGGGGTGACGACAAACCCCTCTTTAGTTGCCAAGACCGGCCGTCTTTTTCGTGAAACGATTGAGGAGATATGCTCCATTGTGAAAGGCCCTGTCAGCGCCGAGGTGGTGAGCCTTGATACAGAGGGTATGCTCAGGGAGGCCAGAGAACTGGCAAAGGTTGCTGACAATATTGTAGTCAAGATTCCTTTGGTAAAAAACGGCTTAAAAGCAGTAAAAAGATTGGCGGAAGAAGGCATTAAAACCAACGTGACACTCTGTTTTTCCTCTAATCAGGCTCTTTTGGCAGCGAAGGCCGGCGGCACCTATGTGAGCCCCTTTGTCGGAAGATTAGACGATAGGGGGCAGGTGGGTATGGACCTGATCCAGGAGATTCGTACCATATATGACAACTATGGTTTTCAAACGGAAATTATTGTTGCCAGTATTCGCAATCCTGTGCATGTACGTGATGCGGCTTTGATGGGGGCAGATGTTGCCACCATCCCTTTTAATGTGTTTGATTTACTTGTTCAACATCCACTAACGGATGATGGCGTTAAGCGCTTCCTGGCCGATTGGGAGAAGGTGCCAAAAAAGAAATAA
- a CDS encoding replication-associated recombination protein A, with product MAIKKPERDLFSTKASITKKPPLADRMRPRKLEEFVGQEHLVGPDKILRRLVDNKELISLIFWGPPGVGKTTLASIVAQATDAHFVAFSAVLSGVKDIREVIEDAGNQLKYSGKKTILFVDEIHRFNKAQQDAFLHHVEDGTITLIGATTENPSFEVNAPLLSRCKVLVLEQLTEDHISAIMTNAVRDKERGLGYMNAEIHNDAFAFIANLSQGDARVALNTLEASVMLAKPSQDGKRMITLEIAQEAMQRKALLYDKGGEEHYNVISAFIKSLRGSDPDAALYWLARMLDAGEDPLFIARRMIIFASEDIGNADPVALQLAVATKDAFHFVGLPEGWIPLAQCVTYLACAPKSNASYMAYFEAMKDVKEKGALSVPFHIRNAPTKLMKDLGYGMGYKYPHSFGGYVEQVYLPDELQGREYYKPTDNGFDKVIKERLEFYKKMRNPLE from the coding sequence GTGGCAATCAAAAAACCCGAAAGAGACTTATTCAGTACAAAGGCAAGCATCACAAAAAAGCCTCCCCTGGCCGATCGTATGAGACCACGAAAATTGGAGGAATTTGTAGGCCAGGAGCACCTCGTCGGACCCGATAAAATATTGCGGAGACTGGTGGATAATAAGGAATTGATCTCTCTGATCTTTTGGGGTCCTCCCGGGGTCGGAAAGACAACGCTTGCTTCCATTGTTGCCCAAGCAACGGATGCCCATTTTGTCGCTTTTTCTGCGGTATTGTCGGGGGTCAAGGATATTCGTGAGGTTATTGAAGACGCCGGGAACCAACTGAAATATTCCGGCAAGAAGACTATACTCTTCGTAGATGAGATCCACCGGTTCAACAAGGCCCAGCAGGATGCCTTCCTGCATCATGTGGAAGATGGCACTATCACCTTAATTGGCGCTACTACTGAAAACCCGTCTTTTGAGGTCAACGCCCCCCTCTTGTCACGGTGTAAGGTATTGGTGCTGGAACAACTTACCGAAGATCATATCAGTGCCATTATGACCAATGCCGTACGGGATAAGGAGCGAGGTCTTGGATATATGAATGCAGAAATTCATAACGATGCCTTTGCCTTTATTGCAAACCTTTCTCAGGGAGATGCACGCGTGGCGTTAAATACCCTCGAGGCATCTGTCATGCTGGCAAAGCCCAGCCAGGATGGGAAAAGGATGATAACATTAGAAATTGCCCAGGAAGCCATGCAAAGGAAGGCGCTCCTCTACGATAAAGGAGGAGAAGAACATTACAATGTGATTTCTGCCTTCATTAAATCTCTGCGGGGGAGCGATCCTGATGCAGCCCTTTATTGGCTGGCGCGGATGCTGGATGCCGGAGAGGATCCGCTCTTTATTGCCCGCCGGATGATTATATTCGCCTCAGAGGATATTGGAAACGCAGACCCTGTAGCTCTCCAGTTGGCCGTGGCAACCAAGGATGCCTTTCATTTTGTGGGACTGCCGGAGGGCTGGATACCTCTGGCCCAGTGCGTAACTTATCTTGCCTGTGCACCCAAGAGCAATGCCTCCTACATGGCCTATTTTGAGGCAATGAAAGATGTGAAAGAAAAAGGCGCCTTGTCTGTGCCTTTTCATATCCGTAATGCTCCCACGAAGTTGATGAAAGACCTTGGATATGGCATGGGTTACAAATATCCCCACAGTTTTGGAGGATATGTAGAACAGGTTTATCTACCCGATGAACTGCAAGGCAGGGAATACTATAAGCCGACGGATAATGGATTTGATAAGGTGATCAAAGAGCGGCTCGAATTTTACAAGAAAATGCGCAATCCTTTGGAGTAA